The proteins below come from a single Iocasia fonsfrigidae genomic window:
- a CDS encoding MgtC/SapB family protein gives MIVWENVFKLFLSAFLAALIGLDREKRNKAAGIRTNIIVAVTSCLIMLLSMEVGKDTGADPGRIAAQIVSGIGFLGAGTIIKQEDKIEGLTTAAGLWGVSGLGMAIGYGIYDIAVAAALIIIFSLFISVGKFTNKDEKETEIENL, from the coding sequence ATGATAGTCTGGGAAAATGTATTTAAATTGTTCTTATCGGCATTTTTGGCTGCCTTAATAGGACTGGACAGAGAGAAGAGGAATAAGGCGGCTGGAATAAGAACGAATATAATTGTAGCGGTTACTTCATGTTTGATTATGTTATTATCTATGGAGGTAGGAAAAGATACAGGCGCAGATCCCGGACGTATAGCGGCTCAGATAGTAAGTGGGATTGGCTTTCTTGGGGCAGGGACAATTATTAAACAAGAAGATAAAATTGAAGGTTTGACAACAGCAGCTGGTCTCTGGGGAGTTTCTGGTTTAGGGATGGCAATAGGGTATGGGATTTATGATATAGCTGTGGCAGCTGCCCTAATAATTATTTTTAGTTTATTTATATCTGTTGGGAAATTTACAAATAAAGACGAAAAAGAAACAGAGATAGAGAATCTTTAA
- a CDS encoding ABC transporter ATP-binding protein, translated as MQNIAVELKNIRKVFQSKQSTEKVTAVDNFQLKIKEGELVTLLGPSGCGKTTTLRMVAGFETATSGEIYLDGKDVVNIPANKRNTAMVFQSYGLFPHMTVVDNITYGLRFKKMSKIAISQKAEEIMQLVGLEGFGSRNPGELSGGQQQRVALARALIVEPKVLLFDEPLSNLDAKLRESMRDEIRKLQKRLSITSLYVTHDQIEAMSISDKIVVMNRGKIEQVGTPEEIYYYPRSKFVADFIGKVNFLPTQVEEGQNNSIQLVIDDKVINMEETEDLAVGESVVIVLRPESISLEKKGKGFLQAKVIRKTYLGSYFEYILDYKGNLITVHLTNPRHKYIFNVGEEVDIYFAKEDIHLIKEE; from the coding sequence ATGCAGAATATTGCTGTTGAATTAAAAAATATTAGAAAGGTATTTCAATCAAAACAGTCAACTGAAAAGGTGACTGCGGTGGATAATTTTCAATTAAAAATAAAAGAGGGGGAACTTGTTACACTGCTTGGGCCTTCAGGGTGTGGTAAAACAACGACTTTAAGGATGGTAGCTGGGTTTGAAACAGCGACAAGTGGAGAGATATATTTGGATGGTAAGGATGTAGTTAATATACCGGCCAATAAAAGAAATACGGCCATGGTTTTTCAGAGTTATGGGCTTTTTCCACATATGACTGTGGTGGATAACATTACCTATGGTCTGCGTTTTAAAAAGATGAGTAAAATAGCCATATCCCAAAAGGCAGAAGAAATTATGCAACTAGTGGGTTTAGAAGGATTTGGTTCTAGAAATCCAGGAGAGTTATCAGGGGGACAACAGCAGCGGGTTGCTCTGGCCAGAGCCCTTATTGTAGAACCTAAAGTATTATTATTTGATGAACCACTGTCTAATCTTGATGCTAAATTAAGGGAGTCAATGCGGGATGAGATACGGAAGTTACAGAAACGCTTGTCTATTACCTCTCTTTATGTTACGCATGATCAAATAGAGGCAATGAGTATTTCTGATAAAATAGTAGTTATGAATAGAGGAAAGATTGAGCAGGTTGGGACCCCAGAAGAGATCTATTATTACCCACGAAGCAAGTTTGTAGCTGATTTTATTGGCAAGGTAAATTTTCTACCTACTCAGGTAGAAGAGGGACAGAACAATAGTATTCAGCTAGTAATTGATGACAAAGTGATAAATATGGAGGAAACAGAAGATTTAGCTGTAGGTGAATCAGTAGTTATTGTCTTACGTCCAGAGTCAATCAGCCTAGAGAAAAAAGGTAAAGGTTTTTTACAGGCTAAAGTCATAAGAAAAACATATCTTGGTTCCTATTTTGAATATATATTAGATTATAAAGGTAATCTGATTACAGTTCATTTGACTAATCCCCGGCATAAGTATATATTTAATGTAGGAGAAGAGGTAGATATTTATTTTGCTAAGGAAGATATTCATTTAATCAAAGAGGAGTGA
- a CDS encoding ABC transporter permease, whose product METRKDPLVNITIMIVAALIGIFVVYPIVRVIIISLRPDGNFSLAEYKYILSKVWLRSTFLNSIKLGALVATFGTIIGYIAAYILYKVDLPGKGFFRQIVMLPIISPPFMLTISIILLLGRNGLITKKLLGITGFSIYGLHGLVIVQTLGMFPIAYRVLTGVMARISPELENAALNLGGSKGYVFRSVTFPLSIPGIASAWLLVFVTSIADFANPMVLAGDYDVLSVQAYLQFTGMYNLPRGSALAIMLLIPALIAFMVEKYWVSRKSFVTVTGKPTGSKQDMVSSLTRKLFIIFLLLITFAILLLYLTVIMGAFFKLWGIDYSLTLEHFKYAWDVGLESIKDTIFLAGVATPFTGLLGMIIAYLVVRKSFWGKNILQLSSLLSFAVPGTVVGIGYILAFNQQPFLLTGTGLIIILCFIFRNMPVGIESGVASLRQIDPSIEEASTDLGASSSYTFSKITLPLIKPAFFSGLSYSFVRAMTAVSAIIFLVSARWTHLSTLILAETEIMRLGAASVLSLVLIVIVMTVFYLMSKFVGDDQESAGMIT is encoded by the coding sequence ATGGAAACCAGGAAGGATCCTTTAGTAAATATTACAATAATGATTGTTGCTGCTTTAATTGGGATATTTGTTGTCTATCCCATTGTACGTGTAATTATTATAAGTTTAAGGCCTGATGGTAATTTTTCTTTGGCGGAATATAAATATATTTTATCAAAGGTATGGTTGAGGAGTACTTTTCTAAATAGTATAAAATTAGGTGCCCTGGTAGCTACCTTTGGAACGATAATCGGGTATATTGCTGCTTATATTCTGTATAAGGTAGACTTACCAGGTAAAGGTTTTTTTCGTCAGATAGTAATGCTGCCAATTATTTCTCCACCATTTATGTTAACGATCTCTATCATCCTATTATTGGGGAGAAACGGTCTGATTACCAAAAAATTGCTAGGGATAACAGGCTTTAGTATTTATGGTTTACATGGACTGGTCATAGTCCAGACTCTGGGGATGTTCCCCATCGCCTATAGGGTGTTAACCGGAGTTATGGCCAGAATTAGCCCGGAGTTGGAGAATGCGGCTTTAAACCTTGGTGGTAGTAAGGGTTATGTATTTCGCTCAGTAACCTTTCCACTATCCATACCGGGAATTGCCAGTGCCTGGTTATTGGTTTTTGTTACTTCAATTGCTGATTTTGCTAATCCTATGGTGTTAGCCGGGGATTATGATGTCCTCTCAGTACAGGCCTATCTGCAATTTACTGGTATGTACAATCTGCCGCGGGGGTCAGCCCTGGCAATTATGTTACTTATACCAGCCTTAATAGCTTTTATGGTAGAGAAGTACTGGGTATCCAGGAAATCATTTGTTACTGTTACTGGGAAACCTACCGGTTCTAAACAAGATATGGTTTCTTCTTTAACACGTAAATTGTTTATAATATTTTTGTTGCTTATAACCTTTGCTATATTATTATTATACTTAACAGTAATAATGGGGGCTTTCTTTAAACTATGGGGAATTGACTATTCCTTGACCCTGGAGCATTTTAAATATGCCTGGGATGTTGGTTTGGAGAGTATTAAAGATACTATCTTTTTAGCTGGAGTAGCTACACCCTTTACTGGTCTTTTAGGTATGATTATTGCTTATTTAGTAGTGAGAAAAAGCTTTTGGGGTAAGAATATCTTACAGTTATCATCTCTTTTAAGTTTTGCTGTCCCGGGAACAGTAGTTGGTATTGGCTATATACTGGCTTTTAATCAGCAGCCATTTTTATTAACTGGAACCGGGTTAATCATTATTCTTTGTTTTATCTTTAGAAATATGCCGGTAGGTATTGAGTCAGGGGTGGCTTCTTTACGACAGATCGACCCTTCTATTGAAGAGGCATCGACTGATTTAGGGGCAAGTAGTAGTTATACATTTTCTAAAATAACTCTGCCATTGATTAAACCAGCTTTTTTTTCAGGGTTATCCTATAGTTTTGTCAGGGCTATGACTGCTGTTAGTGCTATCATCTTCCTGGTTTCTGCCAGGTGGACACATTTAAGTACTTTGATATTAGCCGAGACTGAGATTATGCGGCTAGGGGCGGCCAGTGTTTTATCATTGGTACTTATTGTAATCGTTATGACAGTTTTTTATTTGATGAGTAAGTTTGTTGGTGATGACCAGGAGTCAGCTGGTATGATTACTTGA
- a CDS encoding ABC transporter substrate-binding protein → MKKFSVVMLLCLMIGLFNLTVLADSISVYTSLDEQLARVVFNEYTAETGVKIEWVRLSTGEAVSRMMAEKNNPQASIWVGGVGLGHIQAKDSGLTIPYVAENAQYVPDNFKDEDNYWMGIYAGPLCFVSNTQRLEELGLAAPTSWADLIKPEYEGYIQVANPGTSGTSYNVLATMVQLMGEEEGFEYMKKLDKNIVQYTRSGSKPGKNAAIGEVPIGIGYAHDQVKLKAQGYPLVITFPEEGGGYEVASISLIKNGKETELAKELYNWLLSKKAAEIYASFYVVPFRDVKLMDGAVPISEVNTIDQDDVWAGNNKERLVEKWNEEVYSQH, encoded by the coding sequence ATGAAAAAGTTTTCTGTTGTAATGTTGCTTTGTCTAATGATAGGTCTGTTTAATTTAACTGTTCTGGCTGATAGTATCAGTGTTTATACCAGTCTGGATGAACAATTGGCGCGTGTGGTATTTAATGAGTATACTGCTGAGACCGGGGTAAAGATAGAATGGGTACGCCTGTCAACTGGAGAAGCGGTCTCCAGGATGATGGCTGAAAAGAACAACCCTCAGGCCAGTATTTGGGTAGGAGGAGTAGGTTTAGGGCATATTCAGGCCAAAGATAGTGGTTTAACCATTCCTTATGTGGCAGAAAATGCCCAATATGTACCTGATAATTTTAAAGATGAAGATAACTATTGGATGGGTATCTATGCCGGGCCATTGTGTTTTGTAAGTAATACCCAGCGTTTAGAGGAATTAGGGTTAGCAGCACCTACATCCTGGGCAGATTTAATTAAACCAGAATATGAAGGTTATATTCAGGTTGCTAATCCAGGGACTTCTGGTACTTCATACAATGTTCTGGCAACTATGGTGCAGCTAATGGGTGAAGAAGAGGGCTTTGAATATATGAAAAAACTTGATAAAAACATAGTACAGTATACCCGTTCTGGTTCTAAGCCAGGTAAGAATGCTGCTATTGGAGAGGTACCAATAGGTATTGGCTATGCACATGACCAGGTAAAACTAAAGGCACAGGGTTACCCATTAGTAATTACTTTTCCGGAAGAAGGGGGGGGTTATGAAGTGGCATCAATCTCCTTGATTAAGAACGGTAAAGAGACTGAACTTGCTAAAGAACTCTATAATTGGTTATTAAGTAAAAAGGCTGCTGAGATATATGCTAGTTTCTATGTAGTACCCTTCCGTGATGTTAAATTAATGGATGGGGCAGTACCAATTAGTGAAGTAAATACCATTGACCAGGATGATGTCTGGGCAGGAAATAACAAAGAGCGGCTTGTTGAAAAATGGAATGAGGAAGTATATAGTCAGCACTAG
- a CDS encoding DUF2294 domain-containing protein produces the protein MNKSKGQIEAEISELIMKFEKEYIGRGPQNIKTYIIHDNILVKEKGVLTMAEQQLAKEEDGIKLIKQLRVKLIENSREILATLIKDITTIDVLAVHSDISTENGERIIVFSLSDDLEKKLKIKT, from the coding sequence ATGAATAAAAGTAAAGGACAAATTGAAGCTGAAATATCAGAACTAATTATGAAATTTGAAAAGGAATATATTGGTCGTGGACCTCAAAATATTAAAACTTATATTATACATGATAATATCCTTGTTAAAGAAAAAGGCGTCCTAACAATGGCCGAACAACAACTGGCCAAAGAAGAAGACGGTATAAAACTAATTAAACAGCTGCGAGTTAAACTCATTGAAAATTCCCGTGAGATATTAGCTACCTTGATAAAAGATATTACCACCATAGATGTCTTAGCTGTTCATTCAGATATCAGTACCGAAAACGGGGAACGGATTATAGTTTTCTCTCTGTCAGATGACCTGGAGAAAAAATTGAAAATTAAAACTTGA
- a CDS encoding DUF2294 domain-containing protein, translating to MEQAKEAKHNKSKMSTAEEKICNIFKNFEKNYWGKKSHQIETYLIRDIIVLRSQGNLSPAEEQLARTEEGKVLIKQLKVKELSSIKNILKFHLENKLNLQVLSLVIDNNPELDETIIVCRLNKEL from the coding sequence ATGGAGCAGGCTAAAGAAGCAAAACATAATAAATCTAAAATGTCAACTGCTGAGGAAAAAATCTGCAATATCTTTAAAAACTTTGAAAAAAACTACTGGGGAAAAAAATCCCATCAAATAGAAACCTATTTAATTAGAGATATCATCGTTCTCCGCAGCCAGGGTAATCTAAGCCCTGCAGAAGAACAACTTGCCAGAACAGAAGAAGGAAAGGTATTAATTAAACAGTTAAAGGTAAAAGAACTAAGCAGTATTAAAAACATTTTGAAGTTTCACCTGGAAAATAAACTAAATTTACAGGTTTTGTCTCTGGTAATTGATAACAACCCTGAACTAGACGAAACAATTATTGTCTGCCGTCTTAATAAGGAGTTATAA
- a CDS encoding ABC transporter substrate-binding protein, translating into MFKKIICISLIITGLFTARGITADNKLVIYTALQEREAQVYAQAFENYTGIKVKTIRKSTGVLLNLLRRGKNYRPGVDVLLGGPAEFYYLANKEGLFEQYNSSLTKKIPQEYRDLENHWWGIYLGSIGFAVNPVALQKLNLKPPMTWLDLASPKYKGLITIPNPVSSGTGYTILSTIIQLYGLDEGIQLLKKINSNVQNYTNSGAMASKLTGINASTIGISFSHDIQKFKQQGYPINLILPTDGTGYEIGGIAIVKDTKHLKQAKQFVDFMLSTRGQKLYSAMSEYRLPTNIEAPIPDGAISFDNINVINYNLEWSSLQQENIANLWLNEVYLRGKTNESN; encoded by the coding sequence ATGTTTAAAAAAATTATTTGTATCTCACTTATTATCACAGGCCTCTTTACTGCAAGAGGAATAACTGCCGACAATAAACTAGTTATCTATACAGCACTGCAAGAAAGAGAAGCCCAGGTTTATGCTCAGGCATTTGAAAACTATACCGGTATAAAAGTTAAAACAATTAGAAAATCGACCGGGGTACTATTAAACCTACTTAGACGGGGAAAAAATTACCGGCCAGGTGTAGATGTGCTACTAGGCGGGCCAGCTGAATTTTATTATTTAGCAAATAAGGAAGGTCTTTTTGAACAATACAATTCATCATTAACTAAGAAGATACCGCAAGAATATAGAGACCTGGAAAACCATTGGTGGGGAATCTATCTCGGCTCAATTGGTTTTGCCGTTAATCCAGTTGCACTGCAAAAATTAAATTTAAAACCACCTATGACCTGGCTTGACCTGGCTTCACCGAAATATAAAGGTCTAATTACTATCCCTAACCCAGTTTCATCAGGCACTGGTTATACAATATTATCTACGATAATTCAATTGTACGGCCTGGATGAAGGGATTCAACTACTTAAGAAAATAAATAGCAATGTTCAAAATTATACCAATAGTGGTGCTATGGCCAGTAAATTAACGGGAATTAATGCTTCTACTATCGGTATCTCTTTTAGCCATGATATCCAGAAATTCAAACAACAAGGTTATCCTATCAACCTTATTCTTCCCACCGATGGAACTGGTTACGAAATTGGCGGCATAGCTATTGTTAAAGATACTAAACACCTTAAACAGGCTAAACAATTTGTCGATTTTATGCTTAGTACAAGGGGTCAAAAACTTTACTCAGCTATGAGTGAATATCGCTTGCCTACTAATATTGAGGCCCCTATTCCTGATGGTGCCATTTCCTTTGATAATATTAATGTCATTAACTATAACCTAGAGTGGTCCAGTCTGCAGCAAGAAAATATAGCTAACCTCTGGTTAAATGAAGTCTATCTTAGGGGGAAAACAAATGAAAGCAATTAA
- a CDS encoding DUF4388 domain-containing protein, which yields MKAIKLPFYLKLSIIISVLIITIVTGISYTLLTEIKTEYRNQIKTTSSLLATLIVKYSVEPVVMENYTTLYNIIDSVKEDPGSDIMQISILGPDGYIKASTNRLIEGSKLTSNQIENNSSTFVFKKNYLDVLAPITAYDNLWGYLNFRYSLSGLEKLFLSTQYQILLLALIFIAIGLITALFVAKAIVKPINILVKSSQEIAQGDFHNPISIKTRDEFSFLGETLEEMRISLKCFVSGVAKKAISYEGNLKIFALPTLLRLLNNTNHTGGLVLKKENDIGIIYFSKGEITDAYLKTSRGKKAVFDFFTWSEGDFKFSPSIKSREKTINEAFNDLILEAVRQVQDHNIFKQALPAKDMTIIPAIANVYKLADEINLNSDEEKILNCIQHKSSINDLRKSLTWPNGKIYEIIYRLISLGLVSIESEENLNNYLIEKDMEKIITFPGKKIM from the coding sequence ATGAAAGCAATTAAACTCCCTTTTTATTTAAAACTAAGCATTATTATTTCTGTTTTAATAATAACTATTGTCACTGGTATATCCTATACCCTATTAACAGAGATTAAGACAGAATACCGCAATCAAATAAAAACTACCAGTAGTTTACTGGCCACCCTTATTGTTAAATACAGTGTAGAACCAGTAGTCATGGAAAATTACACTACTTTATATAATATTATAGATAGTGTTAAGGAAGACCCTGGTAGTGATATTATGCAGATTTCAATCCTCGGTCCTGATGGTTATATTAAAGCCTCTACCAATCGCTTAATCGAAGGCAGTAAATTAACATCAAATCAAATAGAAAATAACAGCAGTACTTTTGTTTTTAAAAAAAATTACCTTGATGTATTAGCCCCTATTACTGCTTATGATAATCTCTGGGGATATCTCAATTTTAGATATTCCCTCTCAGGATTAGAGAAATTATTTTTATCAACCCAATATCAAATACTATTACTAGCTTTAATATTTATTGCTATCGGATTAATTACCGCTTTATTTGTTGCTAAAGCAATTGTTAAACCAATTAATATCCTGGTTAAGAGTTCCCAGGAAATAGCTCAGGGTGATTTCCATAACCCTATTTCAATTAAAACCAGGGATGAATTTAGTTTTTTAGGAGAGACACTGGAAGAAATGAGAATTAGCTTAAAATGCTTTGTCAGTGGTGTTGCTAAAAAAGCAATTAGTTATGAAGGAAATCTTAAAATATTTGCCCTACCAACATTATTAAGACTGTTAAATAATACCAACCATACCGGGGGGTTAGTTTTAAAAAAGGAAAATGACATTGGAATTATCTATTTTAGCAAAGGTGAAATTACTGACGCTTATCTAAAAACCAGCAGAGGTAAAAAAGCCGTCTTTGATTTTTTCACCTGGTCTGAAGGTGACTTTAAATTTAGCCCCAGTATAAAAAGCAGAGAAAAAACTATCAATGAAGCTTTTAATGACTTAATTCTGGAGGCTGTTAGACAGGTTCAGGATCATAATATATTTAAACAAGCACTCCCAGCTAAAGACATGACCATAATTCCAGCTATAGCAAATGTGTATAAATTAGCAGATGAAATCAACCTTAACTCAGATGAAGAAAAAATACTTAATTGTATCCAACACAAGAGTTCTATTAATGACTTAAGAAAATCCCTGACCTGGCCTAATGGAAAAATATATGAAATCATTTACCGTCTAATTTCCTTAGGTTTAGTCTCTATTGAATCGGAAGAAAACTTAAATAATTATTTAATAGAAAAAGACATGGAAAAAATTATTACCTTTCCTGGTAAAAAGATTATGTGA
- a CDS encoding helix-turn-helix domain-containing protein — protein sequence MMISNLNNSWVRCFKMGLPKQLEHPQYYADSFILDKESKKHLSLIQNFTKYVNKITDEYYLENSLFILANQQGINLKTVYPIGLKEKVSKMRIKEGCYFTEKSCGTNAISMAMEYKETVVFNGDENYCYFLHKWQSIATPINYPKDKQCFLGILTLDKNHREKYRILLELLQTKLSKKLNENTIPSHYNQGKSLTNIRESVLTLSANGLTIKEISQKLNLSEAAIKYHRTKACQQLCAANITQAIAKSIKFGYISLNTIK from the coding sequence ATGATGATATCCAATTTAAATAACTCCTGGGTAAGGTGTTTTAAAATGGGGCTTCCTAAACAACTAGAACATCCCCAGTACTATGCCGATAGTTTTATATTGGATAAAGAATCAAAAAAGCACCTCTCACTAATACAAAACTTTACTAAATATGTTAATAAAATAACTGATGAATATTACCTTGAAAACAGTCTTTTTATATTAGCAAATCAACAGGGGATTAATTTAAAAACTGTCTATCCCATAGGTCTAAAAGAGAAAGTCAGCAAAATGAGAATAAAAGAAGGCTGTTATTTTACCGAAAAAAGCTGTGGAACCAATGCTATCTCAATGGCAATGGAGTATAAAGAAACCGTTGTTTTTAATGGAGATGAAAACTATTGTTATTTTTTACATAAATGGCAAAGTATTGCTACGCCAATTAACTATCCTAAAGATAAACAATGCTTTCTTGGTATCTTAACCCTGGATAAAAATCACAGAGAAAAATATCGTATTCTTCTAGAACTGCTGCAAACAAAGTTAAGCAAGAAACTGAATGAAAACACAATTCCATCCCATTACAATCAGGGTAAGTCCTTAACAAACATCAGAGAATCAGTGCTTACCCTGTCAGCCAATGGCTTAACAATCAAGGAGATTAGCCAGAAATTAAATCTTTCCGAAGCAGCCATTAAATATCACCGCACCAAAGCCTGTCAACAACTATGTGCGGCTAATATTACTCAGGCAATAGCTAAATCTATCAAGTTTGGTTATATAAGTCTAAATACAATTAAATAG
- the dhaL gene encoding dihydroxyacetone kinase subunit DhaL — protein sequence MSTFSNRDGIKIVYNLIATIQDNKEYLSEIDGAIGDGDHGINMNKGFTKTEHKLREKNMDLTEGLKTLGMTLMTEIGGSMGPLYGTFFLRMSKVTTGEEEIKQDIFSKMLNEACDGLKNIGNAKVGDKTLMDTLIPAVEAYDKACNERKNFKESLNLMQEAAEKGKDSTKDMVAKVGRAARLGERSRGVLDAGATSCNLILQTMADSIKTII from the coding sequence ATGAGTACATTTTCTAACAGGGATGGTATCAAGATCGTTTATAACTTAATTGCAACAATCCAGGACAATAAAGAATACCTGAGTGAAATTGATGGTGCAATTGGTGATGGAGACCATGGTATTAATATGAATAAAGGTTTTACAAAGACAGAGCACAAACTAAGAGAGAAAAATATGGATTTAACAGAGGGATTAAAGACTTTAGGTATGACACTTATGACAGAGATTGGTGGGTCGATGGGTCCATTATATGGTACTTTCTTTTTGAGAATGTCAAAAGTGACTACTGGTGAAGAAGAAATTAAACAAGATATATTTTCAAAGATGCTGAACGAGGCCTGTGATGGATTAAAGAATATTGGTAATGCCAAAGTTGGGGATAAGACTTTGATGGATACATTAATACCTGCTGTTGAGGCTTACGATAAGGCCTGTAATGAGAGAAAGAACTTTAAAGAATCTCTGAATTTGATGCAGGAAGCCGCTGAAAAGGGTAAGGATTCAACAAAAGATATGGTTGCAAAAGTAGGGCGTGCAGCTAGATTGGGTGAAAGATCCCGGGGTGTGCTTGATGCTGGTGCTACTTCCTGTAATCTAATACTGCAAACAATGGCTGATTCAATTAAGACTATTATATAA
- a CDS encoding dihydroxyacetone kinase subunit DhaK, with amino-acid sequence MQRFINKADEVVEDMLKGFVRAHKDLVVATDDSRVIKYKEAPVENKVGVVTGGGSGHKPAFVGYLGKNMVDAVAVGEIFSSPTAMAFFNAFKEADSGRGVACLYGNYAGDNMNVKMAIEMAEADGIEVKTVVANDDVPSAPKDKLEDRRGVAGEVLMWKIGGAMAAKGADLDDVIRVSQKAIDNTRSIGVGLTSCVIPEVGKPNFTIEDGKMEVGIGHHGEPGIEVTNLKTANEVAEIMVDTVLPDLPFEKGDEVVVLVSGLGATPVMELYILYNKMEELLAEKSISIYKPYVGDYFTSLEMMGATLTVMKLDDELKELIDEEADSMGFKQFRG; translated from the coding sequence ATGCAGAGATTTATTAATAAAGCTGATGAAGTAGTAGAAGATATGTTGAAGGGCTTTGTCAGGGCCCATAAGGATCTGGTAGTAGCTACAGATGATTCAAGGGTTATCAAATACAAAGAGGCACCTGTGGAAAATAAAGTTGGGGTAGTTACTGGTGGGGGTTCTGGTCATAAACCAGCTTTTGTTGGCTATTTAGGAAAGAATATGGTAGATGCAGTTGCGGTAGGTGAAATCTTTTCCTCTCCTACAGCTATGGCTTTCTTTAATGCTTTTAAAGAAGCTGATTCTGGCAGAGGTGTTGCCTGTCTTTACGGTAATTATGCTGGAGACAATATGAATGTAAAGATGGCTATAGAGATGGCTGAGGCTGATGGCATTGAGGTCAAGACTGTTGTTGCTAATGATGATGTACCTTCAGCACCAAAAGATAAACTTGAAGATAGACGGGGAGTTGCCGGTGAGGTACTGATGTGGAAAATAGGTGGTGCTATGGCTGCAAAGGGTGCTGATCTTGATGATGTAATCAGGGTTTCTCAGAAAGCTATAGATAATACCAGAAGTATTGGTGTGGGTTTGACATCCTGTGTAATCCCGGAGGTTGGTAAACCTAACTTTACTATAGAAGATGGTAAGATGGAAGTTGGTATAGGTCATCACGGTGAACCTGGTATTGAGGTTACCAATCTTAAAACAGCTAATGAAGTTGCAGAAATTATGGTTGATACAGTTTTACCCGACCTGCCATTTGAAAAAGGTGATGAAGTTGTTGTCCTGGTATCAGGGCTTGGTGCAACACCGGTAATGGAATTATATATACTGTACAATAAAATGGAAGAATTATTAGCTGAAAAAAGTATTAGTATATATAAACCATATGTAGGTGATTACTTTACTTCACTTGAGATGATGGGTGCTACATTGACGGTTATGAAACTTGATGATGAATTAAAAGAATTAATTGATGAAGAAGCAGACAGTATGGGTTTCAAACAGTTTAGGGGGTGA